TTTACACAACACCCATGTTTGAAAATACGTTACACACTTCCCCTCTTCAATTTTTTCTCCCTATCATTCCATATGTTCCCACTACATCTTCTTCCTCCAAACTCCACCCCTAAAAAAACCAACAGAAAAATAACCAAGCCGAACCCACTGAACCCATACTAGATCCGCCACCGGCCTTCGAAAACCCAGAAATGGTTAAAACTTTCAAACAAAACATTCCCCTTCTCCTCACTTTCTTCTTCTTGTTAAACTCATTTCAACCCATTTTAGGAGATACAGAGTTAAGAGCTTTAATGGACATAAAAGCATCTTTAGACCCAGATAACAAAATCTTAAAAACATGGCAAAATGATGGTGACCCTTGTAGTGGTTCATTCGTCGGAGTTGCTTGTAATGAACACCGGAAAGTTGCTAATATTTCATTGCAAGGAAGAGGACTCACCGGAAAAATGTCTCCGGCGATCGGAGATTTGAAGTGTTTATCAGGTCTTTACTTACATTTTAATTCTATCTCTGGTGAGATTCCGAGGGAAGTTGGTAAACTTACTGAGCTCACTGATCTTTACCTTAATGTCAATAATTTTACTGGGATTGTTCCTCCTCAAATCAGTCACATGACTAATCTTCAAGGTTAgtgattttttaattattttaattttttgtctTAAAATTAATTAGTGGGTAATGTTAAATTGTTGCTGACCATGTCAAAGTTAAACAATttcgttttttaattttatttttactagTTTTCATTTCATGCTATGCagggattttttttaaattaattttttgttaCATTGTCTCTGTAACACATACTTCttataaaatttcaaaaaacagaAGATCATGCATTTACTAtgtgtcaaaattgattttgaatgtGAAACAAATAAAACTAGTTGGATGAGAAAAGGCATGGAATTATAGCATTTGAGTAGAAAAGGAAATGACAGGTAAAGAGAGAACTAAACATTTGTTTTACAGTATTACTCCCTTcctctctttttgttctttacgtttttctttttgggtgttttaaaatgttatttacatttccttttatattattacataaatgctttaatattctatcaaaatttatgtccaatgattattttaaccaattaaattcattgggttatTTAATCTCTCAGGCTTTTCGATtgagacattaaatttttctcattttcccaatatcaaaattttgataagagtgaaaacattataaataaacataatttgtcttgtttaaataaaataaaaaaaatagaggaatctcaatgcacattaattagtcgttaaaacacgtacaaaataccaaatgtaaagaataaaaagagacggagggagtagtatagaTGTATAAATTCAGGCGGGTAATTGAAATATTTTTACGGACGAAATACACTGACTTTGAGATGACAGAGGTGaaattaatggttttaatttgaaatGTTAGGGAATTTTTGCAACTTGGCATTGATAATGAATGTTTTGTCTGTAATACTACTGTTATCTAGAAGTGGAGTTATTTTAAAAGTTGAATATTTAGTTGTTGGTGGGTTTCAATAATTGAAGGCCACCGAGATCTTGCTTATGTGGTCAAGAGAAAATAGAGGTCACCTCTAGCTACGTGCTACATCACTAAGATATTGTACGTCTTAGGTGCACCTAGATATTTTATCGTGTGCTAATTAAGATTAATGCCGTATTATTATCTTTGTCAGGCTGAATATGTATTATTGAATTGTTAAAATCGACATGAGACTTTATGTGTAAATTCATTAACTATTACCTCAAGTTATGTATTTGTGTTAAACAAGCCTTAATAATCAATTAAGAACTAGGTTTATCTTCAAACAAACGCGGTAAAATGATGGAAATTTGATCAAGTTATGACGCAGTCGGAAAAGCAAGCGCTAATCTTTAGAACGAACGAACAGATTTACGAGCGATAAATCTGTAAAAACTCCGGAATCCACCTGAAAAGAGTTAAACTCTCAAAATTTTATTATCAAAAGAATAGTTGATTTCTAATGACGAAAATAAAGCGTTTAAATTGTTAACACAAAACCCTAATACGAAACGGAATTAAAAACAAAAGTCGGAAATAATTAAAAAGCAGTTTTCGAGCCCCAAAACGAACTCGTGGGCCCGTTTCCTTTCCAAAAACATATTCTATTAAGCAATTGGACACCGGAGGTCCGACTAGTAGAAATCATTTCAGCAATTTTCGACGATTTGCTTATTTATCGAATCGTGCAGCCATCCTTCCTACGTCAAGTTACATTCAAACATTAGTCTCAAATGTAGGTTGTTTCTGGTACATTATGCAAGAGGTTCAGTGTTTTAGTCGAATATAGTTGGTTTCGTGTACATATCTGCAATTAGTGTTGGGTGTTTAAGACTAATTATGTATGGTGTGTTTTAAAGAACGATTAGTAAGCTTATCCTGATATATACTTGACCAAATTGCAGTGCTAGACCTATGCTGTAACCGGTTGACAGGCAACATTCCTACACAACTAGACTCCTTGAGCAAGCTTGGTTCTCTGTCTTTGCAGCATAATCAATTAAACGGTTCTATTCCTCCAAGTTTGGGCAGTTTGGATATGTTAAAGAGACTTGACTTAAGCTATAATTATCTTTCTGGACCGATTCCTGTAACCATAGCCAACATCCAAACGCTTCAAATTCTGGATGTTCGGAACAATTCTTTCTCAGGAGCTATTCCCACCTGTAAGTCTCTCATCTATCATCTTATTATAGACcctgatagagtataaaactaatcttgtggcttcaaccatcagcttaaccttttggttgagttggtcctctGACAGACCCTAACTGATATATTACATGGCGAAGTAGATTTAACTTCTTTCTTTTTGAACAAAAATTGTAGCATTGAAGAGATTGGACAAGGGGTTACTATATGGAAACAATACAAAGTTATGTGGATCAGGATTCCTTGCATTGAGAGCTTGCACTACCTTTGACAACACGAATGTAGATTTCGACACACCTCGTCCATTTGGTTCATTCTTCAAAAACCACACGGAAACAAACCATGATGAACCCAGGAACGCGAGTCTCCAAACTAACAATAGTAGCTCTACTACTGCATACTCCAAATCCACGAAATTCCCTCAAATAGTCGTTGTTGTTGGGGTGATCACAGCTTCAGTAATACTAGCAGCTGTAGCATTTCTGACGTTTTTCAGATACAGACGGCATAAACAGAAGATTGGCACGATGATTGAACCCTGTGAGAGTCGGTTCAGCACTGACCATGCAGTTGATCTGCACAGCAAGAACGCCTCACCGCTAGTCAGCCTAGCGTACTCCACAGGGTGGGACCCACTAGCGGATGGTTTAAACAGCGGAGACCTCTCCCAAGAGGCTCTTCAGAACTTCAGGTATAACTTGGAGGAAGTTGAATCTGCAACACAGTACTTTTCAGAAGCGAATTTGTTAGGAAGAGGGAACTTCTCAACTGTTTACAAAGGGGTTTTGAGAGACGGGTCTGTTGTAGCCATTAAAAGTATTAGTGTAAATAGCTGCCAATCTGAAGAAGCAGAGTTTGTGAAGGGGTTGAACTTGCTTGTTTCACTCAGACATGAAAATCTTGTCAGTTTGAGAGGATACTGTTGTTCAAGAGGTCGAGGAGAGTGTTTTTTCATCTATGATTTCGCGCCTAAAGGAAACCTCTTAAAGTATCTTGATGTCAGTGAGGGAAGTGATCATGTTCTTGAATGGTCTGTTAGAGTTAGCATCATCAAAGGCATCGCTAAAGGTAAATATCACGTCATAAAATTAGTTTCATACACGGatatttaccaccttttaagtttcatgtttttgtatttaccaccttttaagtttcatgtttttgtatttaccaccttataaaatgcAATTTCACCGTATTTACCACCTTAAttttatgaaatgttttaaattcACCACCTTTTAACGGTTTTCATCCCACTTTCAGTCCATGTGAATGTTATTTAACTAACTTCTTTAATTAAAAACCTAATGAAAGAGaagaaaaatttaaaagttGGTTAAAATGGAGCTCACATGGACGAAAAATCGGATGAAATTCGTTAAAACCGGTGAATACGCCATAAAATTAAGCTGGtaaacatgaaattatattttaaaaggtggtaaatacAAAAAGCTGAAACTTAAAAGGCGATGAATATGAAAAACTCCTTACACAGCTAGGTATCAGCTTTACCAATTGCCAAATACACCATTTTCATCTGAAAAATTACAAACTTCAACCCTGTATTACTTTCTTTGCGTGTA
This Spinacia oleracea cultivar Varoflay chromosome 6, BTI_SOV_V1, whole genome shotgun sequence DNA region includes the following protein-coding sequences:
- the LOC110797760 gene encoding leucine-rich repeat receptor protein kinase EMS1 encodes the protein MVKTFKQNIPLLLTFFFLLNSFQPILGDTELRALMDIKASLDPDNKILKTWQNDGDPCSGSFVGVACNEHRKVANISLQGRGLTGKMSPAIGDLKCLSGLYLHFNSISGEIPREVGKLTELTDLYLNVNNFTGIVPPQISHMTNLQVLDLCCNRLTGNIPTQLDSLSKLGSLSLQHNQLNGSIPPSLGSLDMLKRLDLSYNYLSGPIPVTIANIQTLQILDVRNNSFSGAIPTSLKRLDKGLLYGNNTKLCGSGFLALRACTTFDNTNVDFDTPRPFGSFFKNHTETNHDEPRNASLQTNNSSSTTAYSKSTKFPQIVVVVGVITASVILAAVAFLTFFRYRRHKQKIGTMIEPCESRFSTDHAVDLHSKNASPLVSLAYSTGWDPLADGLNSGDLSQEALQNFRYNLEEVESATQYFSEANLLGRGNFSTVYKGVLRDGSVVAIKSISVNSCQSEEAEFVKGLNLLVSLRHENLVSLRGYCCSRGRGECFFIYDFAPKGNLLKYLDVSEGSDHVLEWSVRVSIIKGIAKGLWYLHEKTESKPSVVHQNISAEKIVLDNQYNPLILDSGLRKILADDTIFSALKMSAAMGYLAPEYITTGRFTEKSDVYAFGVIVLHVISGNQQRTSVMRSAAEFSKLEDFVDQNLNGKFSMTEAAKLVRLGLSCTHELPDERPNMESVVQELNKRNSGS